A genomic segment from Luteibacter aegosomatis encodes:
- a CDS encoding dicarboxylate/amino acid:cation symporter, which produces MPDTTAHLPPATPRKPFYRQLYVQVLVAVVIGVILGYLSPRYAVAMKPLGDAFISLIRMVIGPIIFCTVVTGIAGMRDMRKVGRVGGKALLYFEVISTVALFFGLVAGHVFHPGTGFDVDPSTLKSGEIGNLVAQGHNIESIQFVLSIIPTTFVNAFAKGDVLSILLVSVLFGCALAAIGERGKPVYDVIEAGAQVFFKIVHYITGVSSIGAFGAMAFTIGKYGVVSLVPLMELIGSFYVVCILFVVLILGIVARIAGFSIIRFCGYIRDELLIVLGTSSSEVVLAPLMRKMEDLGCPKETVGLVVPTGYSFNLDGTNIYLTMAILFIAQALNIDLTLQQQITVAIVGMLTSKGASGVAGAALVMLASTLSVVPVVPVAGMVLILGIHRFLGTGLAMTNLVGNGVAAIVVCAWERELDRTKLDAVLSRR; this is translated from the coding sequence ATGCCCGATACCACCGCCCACCTCCCGCCGGCGACGCCGCGCAAGCCCTTCTACCGGCAGCTCTACGTCCAGGTGCTGGTGGCGGTGGTCATCGGCGTGATCCTCGGTTACCTCTCGCCGAGGTACGCGGTGGCGATGAAGCCGCTGGGCGATGCCTTCATCTCGCTCATCCGCATGGTGATCGGCCCGATCATCTTTTGCACGGTGGTGACCGGCATCGCCGGCATGCGCGACATGCGCAAGGTCGGCCGCGTCGGCGGCAAGGCGCTGCTGTATTTCGAGGTCATCTCCACCGTCGCGCTGTTCTTCGGGCTGGTGGCCGGCCACGTGTTCCATCCGGGCACGGGCTTCGACGTGGACCCGTCCACGTTGAAGTCGGGGGAGATCGGCAACCTCGTGGCGCAGGGCCACAATATCGAGTCGATCCAGTTCGTCCTGTCGATCATTCCCACCACCTTCGTCAACGCGTTCGCCAAGGGCGACGTACTGTCGATCCTGCTGGTCTCGGTGCTGTTCGGTTGCGCGCTCGCCGCGATCGGCGAGCGCGGCAAGCCGGTCTACGACGTGATCGAGGCCGGCGCGCAGGTGTTCTTCAAGATCGTGCACTACATCACCGGCGTGTCGTCGATCGGTGCGTTCGGCGCCATGGCCTTCACCATCGGCAAGTACGGCGTGGTCTCGCTGGTGCCGCTGATGGAACTGATCGGCAGCTTCTACGTGGTGTGCATCCTGTTCGTGGTGCTCATCCTCGGCATCGTCGCGCGCATCGCGGGTTTCAGCATCATCCGTTTCTGCGGCTACATCCGCGACGAGCTGCTGATCGTGCTGGGCACGAGCTCGTCGGAGGTGGTGCTCGCGCCGCTCATGCGCAAGATGGAGGACCTCGGCTGTCCGAAGGAAACCGTGGGCCTGGTCGTGCCGACCGGCTACTCGTTCAACCTCGACGGCACCAACATCTACCTGACCATGGCGATCCTGTTCATCGCGCAGGCGCTGAACATCGACCTGACGCTGCAGCAGCAGATCACCGTGGCCATCGTCGGCATGCTCACCTCCAAGGGTGCCAGCGGCGTGGCCGGCGCCGCGCTGGTGATGCTGGCGTCCACCCTGAGCGTGGTGCCGGTGGTACCGGTCGCGGGCATGGTGCTGATCCTGGGCATCCACCGCTTCCTCGGCACGGGGCTGGCCATGACCAACCTCGTCGGCAACGGCGTCGCGGCGATCGTGGTGTGCGCGTGGGAGAGGGAGTTGGATCGGACGAAACTCGACGCGGTGCTGTCGCGGCGGTGA
- a CDS encoding amidohydrolase family protein, with the protein MKSCLPPDPNPVKPRHALPPNACDAHCHVFGPADVFPYAPDRSYTPPDAPYEHLLKLHDFLGLQRGVIVQASCHGTDNTAMIDAIARGDGRYRGVAIVDDGIDERGLEALDEGGVRGVRFNFVQHLGGRPDMKVFWRVLDKVAQMGWHVVLHLDAQDIVELNDDVLAKIKVPFVIDHMARVQAAKGLDQAPFRLLVALMRDNPLAWVKVCGAERVSVGKRPFDDAIPFAQALIDTAPDRVLWGTDFPHPNISKDMPNDGELVDLMFRFCPDEGLRRKLLVDNPARLYDFA; encoded by the coding sequence ATGAAGAGCTGCCTCCCTCCCGACCCGAATCCCGTCAAGCCGCGGCACGCGCTGCCGCCGAATGCCTGCGACGCCCATTGCCACGTCTTCGGCCCGGCCGACGTCTTCCCCTACGCCCCGGACCGCAGCTACACCCCGCCCGACGCCCCCTACGAGCACCTGCTGAAGCTGCACGACTTCCTCGGCCTCCAGCGCGGCGTGATCGTGCAGGCGAGCTGCCACGGCACCGACAACACCGCGATGATCGACGCCATCGCCCGGGGCGACGGTCGCTACCGCGGCGTGGCCATCGTCGACGACGGCATCGACGAACGGGGCCTCGAAGCACTCGACGAGGGCGGCGTGCGCGGCGTGCGCTTCAACTTCGTGCAGCACCTGGGCGGCCGCCCGGACATGAAGGTGTTCTGGCGCGTGCTCGACAAGGTGGCCCAGATGGGCTGGCACGTCGTGCTGCACCTCGACGCCCAGGACATCGTCGAACTCAACGACGACGTGCTGGCGAAGATCAAGGTACCCTTCGTGATCGACCACATGGCCCGCGTGCAGGCCGCCAAGGGCCTGGACCAGGCACCGTTCCGCCTCCTGGTGGCGCTGATGCGCGACAATCCGCTGGCCTGGGTCAAGGTGTGCGGCGCCGAGCGCGTGTCGGTGGGCAAGCGTCCGTTCGACGATGCCATCCCGTTCGCGCAGGCGCTGATCGACACCGCGCCCGACCGCGTGCTGTGGGGCACGGACTTCCCGCATCCGAACATCTCCAAGGACATGCCCAACGACGGCGAGCTCGTCGACCTGATGTTCCGTTTCTGCCCCGACGAAGGGCTGCGCCGGAAGCTGCTCGTCGACAATCCCGCGCGCCTGTACGACTTCGCCTGA
- a CDS encoding 4-carboxy-4-hydroxy-2-oxoadipate aldolase/oxaloacetate decarboxylase, with translation MIGVVVRNRPSITPEQAQSLGSMGVATVHEAQGRIGLLQPPIAPIQRDACVAGSAVTVLAQPGDNWMLHVAVEQCRPGDVLVVACTTENTDGMFGDLLATSLMSRGVVGLVIDAGVRDSAELRKMGFPVWARAVHARGTVKATLGSVNVPVVIGGQLVKPGDAIVADDDGVVVVAHAAVDTAIAAARKRALNEESKRERLAAGELGLDIYDMRPKLADAGLRYIDDLPND, from the coding sequence ATGATCGGCGTCGTCGTTCGCAACCGTCCGTCGATCACCCCCGAGCAGGCGCAGTCGCTGGGTTCGATGGGCGTGGCGACGGTACACGAGGCGCAGGGCCGCATCGGCCTGCTGCAGCCGCCGATCGCGCCGATCCAGCGCGACGCCTGCGTGGCCGGTTCGGCGGTGACGGTGCTCGCCCAGCCCGGCGACAACTGGATGCTGCACGTGGCGGTGGAGCAGTGCCGTCCCGGTGACGTATTGGTGGTGGCTTGCACGACGGAGAACACCGACGGCATGTTCGGCGACCTGCTCGCCACCTCGTTGATGTCGCGTGGCGTGGTCGGCCTGGTGATCGACGCCGGCGTGCGCGACAGCGCCGAACTGCGCAAGATGGGCTTTCCCGTCTGGGCCCGCGCCGTGCACGCGCGCGGCACCGTGAAGGCCACGCTTGGCTCGGTCAACGTGCCGGTGGTGATCGGCGGCCAGTTGGTGAAGCCGGGCGACGCCATCGTGGCCGACGACGATGGCGTGGTGGTGGTGGCCCACGCCGCCGTCGATACCGCCATCGCCGCCGCGCGCAAGCGCGCGCTCAACGAGGAATCCAAGCGCGAGCGCCTCGCCGCGGGCGAACTGGGCCTCGACATCTACGACATGCGCCCGAAGCTGGCCGACGCCGGCTTGCGCTACATCGACGACCTCCCGAACGACTGA
- a CDS encoding PIG-L deacetylase family protein — MSENRTALVVSAHSADFVWRAGGAIALHAEKGWKVHIVCLSFGERGESAKLWRQPGMTMEKVKTDRRREAEEAAGILGASVEFLDIGDYPMRADLDVVFHLAKVYRELRPSFVLSHSLKDPYNFDHPLATHVAQEARVVAQAHGHDPEVPVIGAPPVFLFEPHQPEQCEWKPELFLDITSVWDKKKAAFETMRAQEHLWEYYTRVGLQRGAQATRNSDFKITYAEAYQRVFPHVTQGTLA; from the coding sequence ATGTCCGAGAACCGCACCGCGCTCGTCGTGAGCGCCCATTCCGCCGACTTCGTCTGGCGAGCCGGCGGCGCCATCGCGCTGCACGCCGAGAAAGGCTGGAAAGTGCACATCGTCTGCCTGTCGTTCGGCGAGCGTGGCGAGTCCGCCAAACTGTGGCGCCAGCCGGGCATGACGATGGAAAAGGTAAAGACCGATCGCCGCCGCGAAGCCGAGGAAGCCGCCGGCATCCTCGGTGCCAGCGTGGAATTCCTCGACATCGGCGACTACCCGATGCGCGCCGACCTCGACGTGGTGTTCCACCTGGCCAAGGTCTATCGCGAGCTGCGTCCGTCTTTCGTGCTGAGCCACTCGCTGAAGGACCCGTACAACTTCGACCATCCGCTGGCCACGCACGTCGCCCAGGAGGCCCGCGTGGTCGCCCAGGCCCATGGCCACGATCCGGAGGTGCCGGTGATCGGCGCGCCGCCCGTGTTCCTGTTCGAACCGCACCAGCCGGAACAGTGCGAGTGGAAGCCGGAACTGTTCCTCGACATCACCTCGGTGTGGGACAAGAAGAAGGCCGCCTTCGAAACGATGCGCGCGCAGGAGCACCTGTGGGAGTACTACACGCGCGTCGGCCTCCAGCGCGGCGCGCAGGCCACGCGCAACTCCGACTTCAAGATCACCTATGCCGAAGCCTACCAGCGCGTGTTCCCGCACGTGACGCAGGGCACGCTGGCATGA
- a CDS encoding 4-oxalomesaconate tautomerase yields MSYEIPCWYMRGGTSKGPFFLAGDLPADTATRDAVILTAMGSPDDRQIDGLGGAKSLTSKVGILSIPADDAADLDFLFGQVGIADASVDTTPNCGNMLAAALPAAIEAGLLRADEGTTTRRVRTVNTGVVAEITILTPDRRPRYDGEARIDGVPRPAAPVTCGFLDTEGSLAGSLLPTGNLRDTIDGVEVTLIDNGMPVMIVNAAALGVRGDESPADLDADAALKARIEALRLKAGPLMNLGDVTKKPVPKITLVSKAAHGGAIGTRTFIPKDVHTSIGVLGAVTVATAAVLPGTVAHDVASPGEGDSRTLSIEHPTGEFSVELGLEGDRVVRAALLRTARLLMRGSVPVSPSIWAGPSA; encoded by the coding sequence ATGTCCTACGAAATTCCCTGCTGGTACATGCGCGGCGGCACCTCCAAGGGGCCGTTCTTCCTCGCCGGAGACCTTCCCGCCGACACGGCGACCCGCGACGCGGTGATCCTCACCGCCATGGGCTCGCCGGACGACCGCCAGATCGACGGGCTGGGCGGCGCCAAGTCGCTCACCAGCAAGGTCGGCATCCTGTCCATCCCGGCCGACGATGCCGCCGACCTCGATTTCCTGTTCGGCCAGGTCGGCATCGCCGACGCCTCGGTCGACACCACCCCCAACTGCGGCAACATGCTCGCGGCCGCCTTGCCGGCGGCGATCGAGGCGGGCCTGCTGCGGGCCGACGAAGGCACCACCACGCGTCGCGTGCGCACGGTGAATACCGGCGTGGTCGCCGAGATCACCATCCTCACGCCCGACCGGCGCCCGCGGTACGACGGCGAGGCGCGGATCGACGGCGTACCGCGCCCCGCGGCACCGGTGACCTGCGGTTTCCTCGACACCGAAGGCTCGCTGGCCGGCAGCCTGCTGCCCACGGGAAACCTGCGCGACACGATCGACGGCGTGGAAGTGACGCTGATCGACAACGGTATGCCGGTGATGATCGTCAACGCCGCCGCCCTCGGCGTGCGCGGCGACGAATCGCCTGCCGACCTCGACGCCGACGCCGCGCTCAAGGCGCGCATCGAAGCGCTGCGACTGAAGGCCGGCCCGCTGATGAATCTCGGCGACGTGACGAAGAAGCCGGTACCCAAGATCACGCTCGTGTCGAAGGCCGCGCACGGCGGCGCGATCGGCACGCGCACCTTCATCCCGAAAGACGTGCACACGTCCATCGGCGTGCTGGGTGCCGTCACCGTCGCCACCGCGGCGGTGCTGCCGGGCACGGTCGCCCACGACGTGGCGTCGCCGGGGGAGGGCGACTCGCGCACCCTGTCCATCGAACATCCCACGGGCGAGTTCAGCGTCGAACTCGGCCTGGAGGGCGACCGCGTCGTGCGCGCCGCCCTGTTGCGCACCGCGCGCCTGCTGATGCGTGGCAGCGTGCCCGTCTCTCCCTCGATCTGGGCCGGTCCGTCCGCCTGA
- a CDS encoding LysR family transcriptional regulator yields the protein MTLDLKHLQSFIRIVEFGSLTRAAATLDVSQSLLSRQVRQLEIELGTHLLERNGRGVVPTEAGRELVEHGRGILRQVEVARLSLGSVRGVQGGKLAIGVPPSVGSLLTVELVTRFRERYPAAQISVVEALSASLLEWLQLGRLDCALLYNPAVNANMRFRHVHSEMLHLIGSSREGMPDKVPLATLAQYPLIIPSPLHSVRQLIEADAARYGVALDIRLEIDSVRSLLDLVERGLGYGVLSRNALFARRGDHGLQAVPIVMPSIMTRLVVATPTQRPMSSITERALELVDELIAEGRLNPDA from the coding sequence GTGACCTTGGACCTCAAACACCTGCAAAGCTTCATCCGCATCGTCGAGTTCGGCAGCCTCACGCGTGCCGCGGCGACGCTGGACGTGTCGCAGTCGCTGCTCAGCCGCCAGGTACGCCAGCTCGAGATCGAGCTGGGCACCCATCTGCTCGAACGCAACGGACGCGGCGTGGTGCCCACCGAGGCCGGCCGCGAACTCGTCGAACACGGGCGCGGCATCCTGCGTCAGGTGGAGGTGGCAAGGCTTTCCCTGGGCAGCGTGCGTGGCGTGCAGGGCGGCAAGCTCGCCATCGGCGTGCCGCCGAGCGTGGGTTCGCTGCTCACGGTGGAGTTGGTCACGCGCTTCCGCGAGCGCTATCCCGCCGCGCAGATCAGCGTGGTGGAAGCCCTCAGCGCGAGCCTGCTCGAATGGCTGCAACTGGGGCGCCTGGACTGCGCGCTGCTCTACAACCCGGCGGTCAACGCCAACATGCGCTTCCGGCACGTGCATTCGGAAATGCTGCATCTCATCGGCAGTTCGCGCGAAGGCATGCCGGACAAGGTGCCGCTGGCCACGCTGGCCCAGTACCCTTTGATCATCCCCTCGCCGCTCCATTCGGTGCGCCAGCTGATCGAAGCCGATGCCGCGCGGTACGGCGTGGCGCTCGACATCCGCCTGGAAATCGATTCCGTGCGATCGCTGCTCGACCTGGTGGAGCGCGGGCTCGGCTACGGCGTGCTCTCGCGCAACGCGTTGTTCGCCCGTCGTGGCGACCACGGCCTGCAAGCGGTGCCCATCGTGATGCCCAGCATCATGACCCGCCTCGTGGTGGCCACGCCCACCCAGCGTCCGATGAGTTCGATCACCGAGCGCGCGCTCGAACTGGTCGACGAGCTGATCGCCGAAGGCCGGCTCAACCCGGACGCCTGA
- a CDS encoding carbohydrate porin has protein sequence MSYRLVSVLAFLTLLGASAAHAQTVPATAPESDDNVVERLKDEGVKLRFVWANDWAASVRGGERVGATNGGGAVGGADFDTGKLFGIKGGTIRLTFARYYGHSVAADDIGVIQKIQGYWYPKRQWQLAQLSWEQQWDNHVNLMAGRMNATWQFARSTYGCRFVSAPDCPYQLTNTTGGFSGFPYVNWGARVKYEPDARYVSIGAFEINPERRNNHGLVWGFHDSTGVMVPVEVGYETSFKTDPYPRHLKIGGWYNSADFTDPELNAKGQHRALLGGAARNYAGGRYGLYVLGDQVVYKPDPNSDTRNLAVFGSLTGPLDNAETYTLQSTAGFLWTGLSATRPTDSLGFQATWFRFSRKAVGFENDTIVKNHGTGTFKRDELMTELNYSYKLTPALSLVPNLQYIVHPDILGNTVGVKKVSSNDIVVGLRVMLNLGGPGSP, from the coding sequence ATGTCATACCGTCTCGTCTCCGTTCTTGCGTTTCTCACACTGCTCGGTGCGTCCGCCGCGCACGCGCAGACCGTGCCCGCGACCGCGCCGGAGAGCGACGACAACGTCGTCGAGCGCCTGAAGGACGAAGGCGTGAAGCTGCGCTTCGTCTGGGCCAACGACTGGGCCGCGAGCGTGCGTGGCGGCGAACGCGTCGGTGCGACCAACGGCGGCGGCGCGGTCGGCGGTGCCGACTTCGATACGGGCAAGCTGTTCGGCATCAAAGGCGGCACCATCCGCCTCACCTTCGCGCGTTATTACGGCCACAGCGTGGCGGCCGACGACATCGGCGTGATCCAGAAGATCCAGGGCTACTGGTATCCGAAGCGCCAGTGGCAGCTCGCCCAGCTGAGCTGGGAGCAGCAGTGGGACAACCACGTCAACCTCATGGCCGGCCGCATGAATGCCACGTGGCAATTCGCCCGCTCGACCTACGGCTGCCGTTTCGTCAGCGCGCCGGACTGTCCCTACCAGCTCACCAACACCACCGGCGGCTTCAGCGGGTTTCCCTACGTGAATTGGGGCGCCCGCGTGAAATACGAGCCCGACGCGCGCTACGTGTCGATCGGTGCGTTCGAGATCAATCCGGAGCGTCGCAACAACCACGGCCTGGTGTGGGGCTTCCACGATTCCACGGGCGTGATGGTGCCGGTGGAGGTGGGTTACGAAACCTCGTTCAAGACCGACCCGTACCCGCGCCACCTGAAGATCGGCGGCTGGTACAACTCGGCCGACTTCACCGACCCCGAGCTCAACGCGAAGGGCCAGCACCGCGCGCTGCTGGGCGGCGCGGCGCGCAACTACGCCGGCGGGCGCTATGGCCTCTACGTGCTCGGCGACCAGGTGGTCTACAAGCCCGACCCGAACAGCGACACGCGCAACCTCGCCGTCTTCGGCTCGCTGACCGGCCCGCTCGACAATGCCGAGACCTATACGCTGCAGTCCACCGCGGGCTTCCTCTGGACGGGCCTGTCCGCCACCCGGCCCACGGATTCGCTCGGCTTCCAGGCCACGTGGTTCCGCTTCAGCCGCAAGGCGGTGGGTTTCGAGAACGACACCATCGTGAAGAACCACGGCACCGGCACGTTCAAGCGCGACGAGCTGATGACCGAACTGAACTACAGCTACAAGTTGACCCCGGCGCTGAGCCTCGTGCCGAACCTGCAGTACATCGTGCACCCGGACATCCTCGGGAACACCGTGGGCGTGAAGAAGGTGTCGTCCAACGATATCGTCGTGGGCCTGCGCGTGATGCTGAACCTGGGCGGCCCCGGCAGCCCGTGA
- a CDS encoding FdhF/YdeP family oxidoreductase, with translation MSDTKVPGIEPYDSPAGGWGALGAVARALSGQMAIARESMALHKVNQPTGFDCPGCAWPDPKETSSFEFCENGAKAVSWEATAKRVRPEFFASNPVSELWKLSDYALEGLGRITHPMAYDAATDTFKPVEWDEAFRRIGAALRALPDPNMAEFYTSGRASNEAAFLYQLFVREYGTNNFPDCSNMCHEATSVGLPRSVGSGKGTVTLEDFDHCDAIFSFGHNPGTNHPRMLTTLRAASLRGVPIVVINPLPERGLERFTSPQHPAEMLTGKSTRIASTYYKVKVGGDIATLKGMMKSLIAADERARDAGEEPVLDHEFIRDNTLGFDALADDVRRTEWADIERASGLTRAEIEHAADIYARAKNVIVCYGMGITQHKHGTENVQQIANLLLLRGNMGRQGAGICPVRGHSNVQGDRTVGITEKPNAELNDGIRKTYGFEPPTAHGHDAVASILAIREGRSKAMVALGGNLAVAMPDTEETFEAMRRLDLAVHITTKLNRSHLLLAKQSFILPCLGRTELDEQAGGPQSVTVEDSMSMVHASAGSLTPASEHLRSEPWIVAGIAKATLPATKVDWDRLVGNYDFIRDDIEKVFPIFFDFNERVRVPGGFRLRVAASERDWATPEKRAHFLLAPGLDEDPGTPKNGLVLTTIRSHDQYNTTIYGLNDRYRGVSGRRDVVFMHEKDLAARGLKHGDRIDIFATGANVADGRQRAVRGYTAVAYDIAEGSVAMYFPEGNALISLENHDGHSGTPTYKSVPVRIEASTLPPDPSHRRKTAHA, from the coding sequence ATGAGCGACACCAAGGTTCCCGGCATCGAGCCATACGACAGCCCTGCCGGCGGTTGGGGCGCTTTGGGCGCCGTGGCCCGCGCCCTCAGCGGCCAGATGGCCATCGCGCGCGAGTCCATGGCGCTGCACAAGGTCAACCAGCCCACGGGGTTCGACTGCCCCGGCTGCGCCTGGCCCGATCCGAAGGAGACCTCCTCGTTCGAGTTCTGCGAGAACGGAGCCAAAGCCGTCTCCTGGGAAGCCACCGCCAAGCGGGTACGCCCCGAGTTCTTCGCCAGCAACCCCGTGAGCGAGCTGTGGAAACTCAGCGACTACGCGCTGGAAGGCCTCGGCCGCATCACGCACCCGATGGCCTACGACGCCGCGACCGACACCTTCAAACCGGTGGAGTGGGACGAGGCCTTCCGCCGCATCGGCGCCGCCTTGCGCGCGCTGCCCGATCCGAACATGGCCGAGTTCTACACGTCCGGCCGCGCGTCGAACGAGGCCGCCTTCCTCTATCAGCTGTTCGTTCGCGAGTACGGCACCAACAATTTCCCCGACTGCTCGAACATGTGCCACGAGGCCACGAGCGTGGGCTTGCCCAGGTCGGTGGGCTCCGGCAAGGGCACCGTGACGCTCGAGGATTTCGACCACTGCGACGCGATTTTCAGCTTCGGTCACAACCCCGGCACCAACCATCCACGCATGCTCACCACCTTGCGCGCCGCCTCGCTGCGCGGCGTGCCGATCGTGGTGATCAACCCCCTGCCCGAGCGCGGCCTCGAACGGTTCACCTCGCCGCAGCATCCGGCCGAGATGCTCACGGGCAAGTCGACGCGCATCGCGTCCACTTACTACAAGGTGAAGGTCGGCGGCGACATCGCCACGCTCAAGGGCATGATGAAATCGCTCATCGCCGCCGACGAGCGCGCGCGGGACGCCGGCGAGGAACCGGTGCTCGACCACGAGTTCATCCGCGACAACACCCTCGGCTTCGACGCCCTCGCCGACGACGTGCGCCGCACCGAATGGGCCGACATCGAGCGCGCCTCGGGCCTCACCCGCGCGGAGATCGAGCACGCCGCGGACATCTACGCGCGCGCGAAGAACGTGATCGTCTGCTACGGCATGGGCATCACCCAGCACAAGCACGGCACCGAGAACGTCCAGCAGATCGCCAACCTCTTGCTCCTGCGCGGCAACATGGGCCGCCAGGGCGCGGGCATCTGTCCCGTACGCGGCCACAGCAACGTGCAGGGCGACCGCACGGTAGGCATCACCGAGAAGCCCAACGCCGAACTCAACGACGGCATCCGAAAGACCTACGGATTCGAGCCGCCGACCGCGCACGGTCACGACGCCGTGGCGTCGATCCTCGCCATCCGCGAAGGGCGCTCCAAGGCGATGGTCGCGCTGGGCGGCAATCTCGCCGTGGCGATGCCCGATACCGAGGAAACCTTCGAGGCGATGCGCAGGCTCGATCTCGCGGTGCACATCACCACCAAGCTCAACCGCTCGCACCTGCTGCTGGCCAAACAGTCGTTCATCCTGCCCTGCCTGGGCCGCACCGAACTCGACGAGCAGGCCGGCGGGCCGCAGTCGGTGACGGTGGAGGATTCCATGTCGATGGTGCACGCCTCCGCCGGCTCGCTGACGCCCGCGTCCGAGCACCTGCGCTCCGAGCCGTGGATCGTCGCCGGCATCGCCAAGGCCACGCTGCCGGCGACGAAGGTCGACTGGGATCGCCTCGTCGGCAACTACGACTTCATCCGCGACGATATCGAAAAGGTCTTTCCGATCTTCTTCGACTTCAACGAACGGGTGCGCGTGCCCGGCGGCTTCCGCCTGCGTGTCGCCGCCAGCGAGCGCGACTGGGCCACGCCGGAAAAGCGCGCGCACTTCCTGCTGGCACCGGGGCTGGACGAAGACCCCGGCACGCCGAAGAACGGCCTGGTGCTTACCACGATCCGCTCCCACGACCAGTACAACACCACGATCTACGGCCTGAACGACCGCTACCGCGGCGTGAGCGGACGCCGCGACGTGGTGTTCATGCACGAGAAGGACCTGGCCGCGCGTGGCCTGAAGCACGGCGACCGCATCGATATCTTCGCCACCGGCGCCAACGTGGCCGACGGCCGCCAGCGTGCGGTACGCGGCTACACCGCCGTGGCCTACGACATCGCCGAGGGTTCGGTGGCGATGTATTTCCCCGAGGGCAACGCGCTCATCTCGCTGGAAAACCACGACGGTCATTCGGGTACGCCCACCTACAAGTCGGTGCCGGTGCGTATCGAGGCCTCCACCTTGCCACCCGACCCTTCGCACCGGCGCAAGACCGCGCATGCGTGA
- the fdhD gene encoding formate dehydrogenase accessory sulfurtransferase FdhD, which translates to MRDEGVPPAGCATRPVWRVEGGRIAEDVDRLAEEVPVAMHVDGEPFAVMMASPVDIEDFARGFALTEGRVASIGDIASIDVREVLEGVLVDVRRASPAKPPATKSAERLMPGRSGCGMCGSRELEDVVRHPAPVAEGPVLDAAAVERALQGLRERQPINAFTGSVHAAAWARANGDIVLVREDVGRHNALDKLIGAMSVEGIGTRDGFVVITSRASYEMVTKAAVAGMAVVVAISAPTALAVHLARECRVTLIGFARTGRFNVYSHPERLLDPESRTGSAPTLR; encoded by the coding sequence ATGCGTGACGAGGGCGTACCGCCCGCCGGCTGCGCCACGCGGCCGGTGTGGCGCGTCGAGGGCGGCCGCATCGCGGAAGACGTCGACCGGCTCGCCGAGGAGGTGCCCGTCGCGATGCACGTCGACGGGGAACCGTTCGCGGTGATGATGGCCTCGCCCGTGGATATCGAGGATTTCGCGCGGGGATTCGCGTTGACCGAGGGACGGGTGGCGTCGATCGGCGACATCGCTTCGATCGACGTGCGCGAGGTGCTGGAAGGCGTGCTGGTCGATGTGCGACGGGCATCGCCGGCGAAGCCGCCTGCCACGAAAAGCGCGGAGCGGCTCATGCCGGGGCGAAGCGGATGCGGGATGTGCGGTTCCCGCGAACTCGAAGACGTCGTGCGGCATCCGGCGCCCGTCGCTGAAGGTCCCGTCCTCGATGCCGCGGCGGTCGAGCGCGCATTGCAAGGCCTGCGCGAACGTCAACCCATCAATGCCTTCACCGGTTCGGTGCACGCGGCGGCATGGGCGCGCGCGAACGGCGACATCGTGCTCGTGCGCGAGGACGTGGGGCGGCACAACGCGCTGGACAAGCTCATCGGTGCGATGAGCGTCGAAGGCATCGGCACGCGGGACGGCTTCGTGGTGATCACCAGCCGCGCGAGCTACGAGATGGTGACGAAGGCGGCCGTGGCGGGCATGGCCGTGGTCGTAGCGATTTCGGCGCCGACGGCGTTGGCGGTGCATCTGGCGCGCGAGTGCCGGGTCACGCTCATCGGCTTCGCGAGGACGGGACGGTTCAACGTCTATAGCCATCCCGAGCGTTTGCTCGATCCTGAATCGCGGACAGGGTCCGCTCCCACCCTTCGGTAG
- a CDS encoding DUF7009 family protein has protein sequence MRVQLENDTIRIRVDEDELAELLGDVALLGSTAFGRAFTMRYAIDATDGEVSLDGSAHEWRLEVPRAQLLELKSRLPSKDGLVFEISGNNTAATRVLFDVDVKDSLRRRKS, from the coding sequence ATGAGGGTGCAACTGGAAAACGACACGATCCGCATCAGGGTCGACGAAGACGAGCTGGCGGAGTTGCTCGGCGACGTGGCGCTGCTCGGGTCCACGGCGTTCGGAAGAGCGTTCACGATGCGCTACGCCATCGATGCGACGGATGGGGAGGTGTCGTTGGACGGTTCGGCGCACGAGTGGCGGCTGGAGGTGCCGCGAGCGCAGCTGCTGGAATTGAAGTCGCGGTTGCCGAGCAAGGATGGTTTGGTATTCGAGATTTCGGGAAACAACACGGCAGCGACACGGGTGCTGTTCGACGTCGACGTGAAGGATAGCTTGCGCCGTCGCAAGTCCTGA